One Malassezia restricta chromosome III, complete sequence DNA segment encodes these proteins:
- a CDS encoding mRNA export factor has product MDAEERAERFRPREDVAAVRLAELKEQYARKREAYVAQGTKLVGTCMDMCPEYERVEREVQKELDRFEVVPGTQQADARLAVKIYRRPAAGRELPLPEEVRPPAVLQQTLDYLVHQLVPREPSDPHFAAAQPFLWNRTRAIRQDFIVQSESGAIAIACHERIARYHILCLHWKGGVGAEAWSEQQELEQLRKTLRSLMEYYDDARAIGHTYDTEPEFRAYNLLLHVRDPEALREVELLPAPVFLAPPLQWALTFRTMIQRSNLLEKRGQPSNTEATPNFFTRAMDAVRRPDVGYLMACLAENLFPTVRIGAVKALARAYLPQHHGLPLTYLTRILGMDTDDDTTAFLRTLNVEVDRDVAKINRALVLDEDKSMPSPFSRTIVEAKRGQSTCQDIIDARQTAPPSAAAIPPVPRPAPRLASPPMARPAPAPAATTASKPKSFLAPPPAPPPAPHLVPPLMAPKKAPPVPPAKPPAPPAPPAPARRIPRDRWAAQLAALAVHEVIQTSVHNAVHAAMRAEHGRRRKERRHALLNALTRRVYQRLVAEPVATCTRVAAMQGIATARHERTMQTRIWTHWRAVHAKVQDRNTQAERLEYLRARLPPRVVSHHTPVHQRAHAPRLSDTERQAAFVEAQATSSRLWEHGSMARALIEHVAAQSSDTPGMWTAAIYLSTGAGDRWLRHKLALDTQTRLVHTLPQGTTVQLLDASVYPVQDAQLALVHGQHDVGSASAVLAIVWHASEARDLPYPALVLDDPRADPDALFRHALDTLVPPIHAVAERTESQSAWEPLWNVWLETSDACDAMHVQDAYEEMNVLTTLANAFLRTVGAPRTIPPPEQRSAPADVLALSQLEALPWHDESVALLRAHVVERAQRHAFRPGAFMQTLLTLALEGAEYAPDVSVVPEYRQLCMQLLTGLQPAPPPMLPPKRPCTPPAHTPKRIRSAEDASMRLRRAVAQSAQLLAAPLEK; this is encoded by the coding sequence ATGGACGCCgaggagcgtgccgagcgtTTTCGGCCGCGTGAGGATGTAGCGGCTGTGCGTCTCGCGGAGCTCAAGGAGCAGTATGCGCGGAAGCGCGAGGCATACGTGGCACAGGGCACGAAGCTCGTCGGGACGTGCATGGACATGTGCCCTGAGTACGAGCGCGTGGAGCGTGAGGTGCAAAAGGAGCTGGACCGATTCGAGGTCGTGCCAGGCACGCAGCAAGCCGATGCGCGTCTAGCCGTGAAAATTTACCGGCGTCCTGCAGCTGGTCGTgagctgccgctgccggAGGAGGTGCGTCCGCCCGCGGTCCTGCAGCAGACGCTGGATTATCTGGTGCACCAGCTCGTCCCGCGCGAGCCAAGTGATCCGCACTTTGCCGCCGCTCAGCCCTTCCTGTGGAATCGCACACGTGCGATTCGGCAGGACTTTATCGTGCAGAGCGAAAGCGGCGCCATTGCGATCGCTTGtcacgagcgcatcgcacgtTACCACATCTTGTGTCTGCACTGGAAGGGCGGCGTAGGTGCGGAGGCGTGGAGCGAGCAGCAGGAACTCGAGCAGCTCCGCAAGACACTGCGCAGTCTTATGGAGTACTATGATGATGCACGCGCTATCGGACACACGTACGACACCGAGCCCGAGTTCCGCGCCTACaatctgctgctgcacgtCCGCGATCCCGAGGCACTACGAGAAGTCGAACTCCTGCCGGCGCCCGTGTTCTTAGCACCGCCGCTGCAGTGGGCTCTGACATTCCGCACGATGATCCAGCGCTCCAACCTGCTCGAGAAGCGCGGGCAGCCAAGCAACACCGAGGCGACGCCTAACTTCTTCACCCGTGCCATGGATGCTGTGCGCCGTCCCGACGTCGGATACCTCATGGCCTGCCTCGCAGAGAACCTCTTTCCCACCGTACGCATCGGCGCTGTCAAGGCACTTGCCCGCGCCTACCTTCCCCAGCACCATGGCCTCCCGCTCACATACCTCACTCGCATCCTCGGCATGGAcaccgacgacgacacgaCCGCCTTTTTGCGCACGCTCAACGTGGAAGTGGATCGAGACGTGGCGAAAATCAATCGGGCGCTCGTGCTTGATGAAGACAAGTCCATGCCCTCGCCGTTCAGTCGTACGATCGTCGAGGCCAAGCGTGGGCAGAGTACATGCCAAGACATCATCGATGCGCGTCAAACGGCGCCCCCATCCGCTGCCGCTATACCCCCTGTGCCCCGaccggcgcctcgtctcGCTTCACCGCCCATGGCCCGACCCGCACCCGCACCGGCGGCCACAACGGCGTCCAAACCGAAGTCGTTCTTGGCACCCCCGCCGGCACCCCCACCAGCCCCCCATCTTGTACCGCCGCTCATGGCGCCCAAGAAAGCGCCCCCTGTCCCTCCAGCTAAacctcctgcacctcctgcacctcctgcCCCCGCTCGACGTATACCACGCGACCGCTGGGCCGCCCAGCTTGCTGCGCTAGCTGTCCACGAGGTCATACAAACCAGCGTCCACAATGCAGTCCACGCTGCCATGAGAGCCGAGCATGGACGCCGTCGAAAAGAAAggcggcatgcgctgctgaaTGCCCTGACCCGCCGTGTGTatcagcgcctcgtggctGAGCCAGTTGCGACATGCACCCGTGTCGCTGCCATGCAGGGCATCGCGACCGCGCGGCATGAACGCACGATGCAGACTCGCATCTGGACGCACTGgcgcgccgtgcatgcCAAAGTCCAGGACCGAAACACgcaggccgagcgcctcgaaTATCTCCGTGCACGACTGCCCCCACGCGTCGTGTCTCACCACACTCCCGTGCACCAACGCGCTCATGCACCTCGGCTGTCCGACACCGAGCGGCAGGCGGCGTTTGTCGAGGCACAGGCCACCAGTTCTCGGCTCTGGGAGCATGGATCGATGGCGCGTGCACTgatcgagcatgtggccGCCCAGTCCAGCGATACGCCGGGCATGTGGACAGCCGCCATCTACCTCTCGACCGGCGCTGGAGATCGCTGGCTCCGGCACAAACTCGCGCTGGACACACAAACTCGGCTAGTGCACACGCTGCCCCAAGGCACGACGGTGCAACTTCTCGATGCAAGTGTGTATCCTGTCCAAGACGCGCAACTGGCGCtggtgcatggccagcacgaCGTGGGCTCAGCGTCcgccgtgctggccatCGTGTGGCATGCCTCGGAAGCCAGGGACCTGCCGTATCCTGCGCTTGTCCTGGACGATCCACGCGCAGATCCTGATGCGCTGTTCCGCCATGCTCTTGATACACTCGTGCCGCCTATCCACGCTGTGGCAGAGCGCACCGAGTCACAGAGCGCGTGGGAGCCGCTGTGGAATGTGTGGCTCGAAACGTCcgatgcatgcgatgcTATGCACGTGCAAGATGCGTATGAGGAAATGAACGTGCTCACGACCCTCGCGAACGCCTTTCTCCGAACTGTGGGAGCCCCACGTACCATTCCACCTCCCGAACAACGCTCCGCGCCGGCCGATGTGCTCGCCCTATCTCAGCTGGAGGCACTGCCTTGGCACGACGAATCCGTGGCTCTCCTGCGtgcccatgtcgtcgagcgtgcACAACGCCACGCCTTTCGTCCCGGCGCCTTTATGCAGACGCTCCTTACGCTCGCCCTCGAGGGAGCCGAGTATGCGCCAGACGTATCCGTGGTCCCCGAGTACCGGCAGCTTTGTATGCAACTCCTCACAGGACTGCAACCGGCACCTCCGCCCATGCTCCCACCTAAGCGGCCATGCACACCGCCGGCGCATACACCCAAACGCATCCGCAGCGCCGAAGATGCCAGTATGCGGCTTCGACGCGCCGTAGCCCAATCCGCTCAGCTGCTCGCCGCTCCCTTGGAAAAATAG
- a CDS encoding dynein light intermediate chain 1, cytosolic, which produces MVVDVWGDLLRGARSRHAFVSKTIVVLGEPSSGKSTLVQQLAGARGTTVPRETTGPLRFGYMGDDRSLSDETLRTGVYTVHSSDPSVVATLPYAFPPVQTAPDASALGSLRRMRDTLFVLVLDWSRPWSFAAQLVAWLHMLCRLVESAHAAGCEHDAETERADMKQHLASMLSCEAVDNLGVPLVIVCTKADAIDTALRERYLRDDQFDFLQQLLRTVALRFGAAVFSTTINRAASFDALRSFVTQVLHHETAPSLTPSTADAQHLLVPPGWDSWSKIEAIHESFSCAAWHEAWAHDIPAAHAEHTTRLCERMVPAPPPDASAMPDDVQVPSEHDFLADLEARQATDNAAPVSTAPARNAMGPSMHTSTLDLPSVGRVLDKQTQPVPREEARAPSLTTPKQTEVLHSFFQSLLKKPSSPAGSSPRTTHRARRHKDSS; this is translated from the coding sequence ATGGTCGTGGACGTGTGGGGCGACTtgctgcgtggcgcgcgGTCGCGGCATGCGTTCGTGTCCAAGACCATCGTGGTACTGGGAGAGCCAAGTAGCGGCAAGTCCACgcttgtccagcagctcgccggcgcgcgtggcacgaccgtgccgcgcgaAACGACCGGTCCGTTGCGATTTGGATACATGGGCGACGATCGCTCCTTGTCTGACGAAACCCTGCGAACGGGCGTGTACACCGTACACTCGTCCGATCCATCCGTGGTAGCCACGCTGCCCTATGCATTCCCGCCTGTACAGACCGCGCCGGATGCATCGGCTCTCGGCTCGttgcgccgcatgcgcgatACACTCTttgtgctcgtgctggacTGGTCCAGGCCATGGTCCTttgccgcgcagcttgtGGCGTGGCTGCACATGCTCTGCCGACTCGTGGAgtctgcgcacgccgcgggGTGtgagcacgacgccgagACGGAGCGTGCTGACATGAAGCAGCATCTCGCCTCTATGCTGTCATGCGAAGCTGTCGACAACCTGGGCGTGCCGCTTGTGATCGTATGCACCAAGGCGGATGCGATTGACACGGCTCTTCGCGAACGGTATCTACGTGACGATCAGTTCGATTTCCTACAGCAACTCCTTCGGACCGTGGCTCTGCGATTCGGCGCTGCCGTGTTTTCTACGACCATCAACAGAGCCGCCTCCTTTGACGCACTCCGCTCGTTTGTAACCCAGGTCCTGCACCATGAGACGGCGCCTTCACTGACGCCTAgcaccgccgacgcccagcacctgctCGTACCGCCTGGCTGGGACTCGTGGAGCAAGATCGAAGCGATCCACGAGTCGTTTTcttgtgcagcatggcacgaAGCATGGGCGCACGATATccctgcggcgcatgccgaGCATACCACACGACTTTGCGAGCGTATGGTACCCGCACCACCACCCGACGCGTCGGCCATGCCTGATGATGTGCAGGTCCCATCTGAGCACGACTTTCTAGCGGATCTCGAGGCCCGGCAAGCGACAGATaatgcagcgcctgtgtCTACGGCTCCTGCGCGCAATGCCATGGGGCCTTCGATGCATACATCCACTCTGGACCTGCCGTCTGTCGGGCGCGTGCTTGATAAGCAGACGCAGCCTGTGCCGCGTGAGGAAGCACGAGCGCCAAGCTtgacgacgcccaagcaGACTGAAGTGCTACACAGCTTCTTCCAGAGCCTGCTCAAGAAGCCATCAAGTCCCGCGGGGtcgtcgccacgcacgacgcatcgcgcgcgtcgacaCAAAGACAGTAGCTAG
- a CDS encoding PPR repeat containing protein, translating into MTSPPVGFFTSAVFTHHALQWLWNYTVEFHPPRWWLAGRWHAVKPQQLVYAPLAWRPYKSARPPRGRAFQHTFKEVTASPLDAVQKRRTARRSYLSHVSQVVYTALASDDSAPDVPTMYRILDLVDSCMYTVTSHEEHTQLRRFVGERLWPYRASETMAIELLALRGDTSAALTQLDALLAHHAPQMRALQAQSLRGQHTRQRQKDPVVDDLYRAASAVLSSLETACIHAKAAAAPYEDTIATHFATWLWTHPRLLAMAQPPFPRVVKAVYTLLSSVSDARAQLERIASLPCSADARSHLASVLCLAFANRGAAQQSAQLMADVLAHGLVPHEGAMRRVLRTAAPLRERNVVQPLVEWLVVHGTSTASFRWLATYYAELGDAESMERMLKHEPEDVVRDRARLICAASRGDVPAVRSYTGPGAPRTEEHAFWLLRALVRHNDVCGARDVFWEATQRFASERLYGEMARMTARLGRTADALDVAAQLQGAGMACSVSTLTYLVQALGHACLPERAAALIAWQRAQGMRPPLRVYTALMTAYIRAGHYVAAQGIFAWLEKQPEAALRPNTSAYNTLLKACVHKGTPVKYIVPFLLDMRRRGLVPDARTYALVMQSACDSGRVLLAEHLFQLADDTLTGGATLALHTILLHAYLRHNNHERARAMIDQLEHRGIQPSHITHAILVHSYAHGTESHLAMAHQLVMRLLDEPQERTWEVPVLEQGMRWHHLLVPLIDAHGKRGDVWEAERLFRRLVDSGEPLSPQALTVLMNAYRAVGDVNQVLRLWDELYATLVMRAASDAAAADMLAGQATGTPSIGPFQRNMLCIPLSLAIDTASRAGRHERVAEIWTRAKRDGLSFDVHNYNHLCRALVRADRLGDALRIVEQVLPDAPPKSQQTVVTDDEAVRLYAADPLYQFASVDDGRTPGPTDPPNRRMDRAMPVAQMDEPARDMVHHANLRAPRDSWFASLRTMRAIHEALEKQRHLRDALLAAFPRAAQRLEACRPYWEASPSV; encoded by the coding sequence ATGACGAGCCCCCCGGTGGGCTTCTTTACGTCCGCCGTCTTCACTCACCATGCCTTGCAGTGGCTGTGGAACTACACAGTCGAGTTCCATCCACCGCGGTGGTGGCTGGCGGGGCGGTGGCACGCTGTCAAGCCACAGCAGCTGGTCTACGCCCCCCTGGCGTGGCGGCCGTACAAGAGTGCTCGTCCACCCCGCGGCCGCGCCTTTCAGCATACATTCAAAGAAGTAACTGCATCTCCTCTTGATGCTGTGCAGAAGCGTCGCACGGCACGGCGGTCCTATCTCTCGCATGTGTCGCAAGTCGTCTACACGGCCCTGGCTTCCGACGACTCGGCACCGGACGTGCCTACCATGTACCGCATTCTCGATCTCGTCGACTCGTGCATGTACACAGTCACGTCGCATGAAGAACACACACAGCTGCGCCGGTTTGTCGGAGAGCGTCTGTGGCCATACCGCGCGTCAGAGACTATGGCCATCGAACTCCTAGCTCTGCGGGGCGATACATCCGCGGCCCTCACCCAACTTGACGCACTTCTcgcgcatcatgcgccgcaAATGCGTGCATTGCAGGCCCAATCCCTTCGTGGCCAACATACCCGTCAGCGCCAAAAAGATCCGGTCGTGGACGACTTGTAtcgcgccgccagcgctgTGCTTTCGTCCCTCGAAACGGCCTGTATCCACGCCAAGgctgccgcagcgccgtACGAGGATACGATCGCGACACACTTTGCCACGTGGCTGTGGACACATCCCCGGCTCCTAGCAAtggcgcagccgccgtTCCCGCGCGTCGTCAAGGCTGTGTACACGCTCTTGTCATCAGTGTCGGACGCGCGCGCACAACTCGAGCGGATCGCATCCTTGCCTTGTTCGGCAGATGCGCGCTCTCACCTGGCCAGTGTCCTTTGCTTGGCATTTGCCAaccgaggcgcggcgcagcagagCGCCCAGCTCATGGCTGATGTGCTGGCACACGGACTCGTGCCTCATGAGGgtgcgatgcgccgcgtgctACGCACGGCTGCACCcctgcgcgagcgcaatGTGGTGCAGCCTCTAGTCGAGTGGCTCGTCGTTCATGGCACGTCGACAGCATCGTTTCGGTGGCTCGCTACGTACTATGCTGAGCTGGGCGATGCGGAGTCGATGGAGCGTATGCTCAAGCACGAGCCAGAGGATGTCGTGCGCGATCGCGCACGCCTTATCTGTGCGGCGAGTcgcggcgacgtgcctgcAGTGCGCTCCTATACCGGCCCAGGTGCGCCTCGCACCGAAGAACACGCGTTTTGGCTGCTCCGTGCCTTGGTCCGCCACAACGACGTGTGTGGAGCACGTGATGTGTTCTGGgaagcgacgcagcgctTTGCCTCGGAGCGCCTGTATGGCGAGATGGCTCGGATGACCGCGCGGCTCGGACGTACGGCGGATGCCTTGGACGTCGCCGCTCAGCTGCAGGGTGCGGGTATGGCATGCTCCGTGAGCACTTTGACGTACCTTGTGCAAGCGCTGGGCCATGCATGCCTGCCAGAACGGGCGGCCGCGCTCATTGCGTGGCAGCGGGCGCAGGGCATGCGGCCGCCACTGCGCGTGTATACCGCGCTTATGACGGCGTATATCCGCGCTGGACACTATGTGGCTGCGCAGGGCATTTTTGCGTGGCTTGAAAAGCAGCCCGAGGCTGCGCTGCGGCCTAACACGAGCGCGTACAATACTTTGCTCAAGGCGTGTGTCCACAAAGGCACGCCGGTCAAGTACATTGTGCCATTCTTGCTGGATatgcgccgtcgtggcctCGTGCCAGACGCGCGCACGTATGCCCTCGTCATGCAGAGTGCATGCGATAGCGGACGCGTGCTCCTCGCCGAACACCTCTTCCAACTGGCCGACGACACACTCACGGGTGGTGCGACAttggcgctgcacacgatTCTCTTGCATGCGTATTTGCGTCACAACAACCACGAACGTGCACGTGCGATGATCGATCAGCTTGAACACCGTGGCATTCAGCCGTCGCATATCACACACGCGATCCTCGTGCACAGCTATGCCCACGGGACCGAATCGCacttggccatggcgcatcAGCTTGTCATGCGtctgctggacgagccgcAGGAACGGACGTGGGAGGTGCCGGTGCTTGAGCAGGGCATGCGCTGGCATCATCTTCTCGTGCCACTTAttgatgcgcacggcaAACGCGGTGATGTGTGGGAGGCTGAGCGGCTGttccgccgcctcgtggaCAGCGGCGAGCCATTGTCTCCACAGGCGCTCACCGTGCTTATGAATGCCTATCGCGCCGTGGGCGACGTGAACCAAGTCTTGCGTCTGTGGGACGAGCTGTACGCTACGCTGGTGATGCGGGCTGCTtccgacgctgctgcggcTGATATGCTGGCAGGCCAAGCCACCGGCACGCCGAGCATCGGGCCGTTCCAGCGCAATATGCTCTGTATTCCCTTGTCGCTCGCTATCGACACGGCCTCGCGGGCCGggcgccacgagcgtgtgGCCGAAATATGGACGCGTGCTAAGCGCGACGGCCTGTCGTTTGACGTGCACAACTACAATCATTTATGCCGCGCGCTTGTGCGGGCAGATCGCCTCGGtgacgcgctgcgcatcgtcgaACAGGTCCTGCccgatgcgccgcccaagTCGCAGCAGACCGTGGtgacggacgacgaggcggtgcgtctgTATGCTGCGGACCCCTTATACCAATTCGCCTCTGTCGACGATGGACGCACACCCGGGCCCACGGACCCGCCCAACCGACGCATGGATCGGGCCATGCCGGTGGCCCAAATGGACGAACCTGCACGGGACATGGTGCACCATGCGAATcttcgtgcgccgcgtgaCTCGTGGTTCGCCTCGCTtcgcacgatgcgcgcgattcacgaggcgctcgaaaAGCAGCGGCACTTGCGCGATGCACTCCTGGCCGCGTTTCCCCGCGCcgcacagcgcctcgaggccTGCCGACCCTACTGGGAGGCCTCGCCCTCTGTATAG
- a CDS encoding ATP-binding cassette, subfamily D (ALD), peroxisomal long-chain fatty acid import protein has translation MAAVQSRLATAPHRSRGALVLVLLVLALGHKRLLGLRRLRGHWARLRWQRQHVDPMTLDEGLEQLYYPTESGNGTIKLLIPDRGRLTAAHVTPTNPATFVRDYESFSLPPPVSKKAAKARLGILSPWGSITRENAQDVRENESTIAPEAGESMSSASAMCVGVNREFLRQLRALFRIIFPSLRSKETYLFLLHSMFLVLRTYLSLLVARLDGYIVKTLISADRWGFLRGLGLWFALAVPSTYTNSMIRFLQSKLSISFRTRLTRYVHDLYLNQHQNFYRVTNLDNRLDAVSQYITHDIVQFCDVLSELYSNISKPLLDMLIFVWQIGQNLGLGGVSGTMLGYLLSSHVLRAVSPPFGKLAALEAKLEGNFYNAHSRLIINAEEVAFYNGASTEEGILRRSYRDLVRHIRSILQARVGYNSVEDFVLKYSWSAFGYLLMAVPAFRAQAKSRGGQANSDPHIVKQTESYISNRRILLAIADAGSRLMYSYKGIATLAGQTSRVYSLISSLHLLQHDDYQSVPRPADLPADMPFYDLGHLRGQLIEDKDHIKFTNVPIVTPAPGQERGGEPLLHSLRVHIKPGDHMMVTGSNGVGKTAVARILAGLWPLFDGVLEKPHHDSIMFLPQRPYLNTGSLREQVIYPASYQQHLESGRTDEDLMEILRRVHLAYLPDREGGWTTRKEWKDVLSGGEKQRMGMARLFYHHPSFAVLDECTSAVSTDVEGLMYAHAKDMGITLITISHRPSLFKYHQLLLDMKGDDKYEVINLAGDEQKLTIEQELTDLRSKLEQVQAWKQRLHAIHQELSFSHS, from the coding sequence ATGGCAGCAGTGCAGTCACGGCTGgccacagcgccgcaccGCTCACGCGGAGCACtcgtgctggtgctgctggtgctggcgctgggccATAAGCGTCTGCTCGGTctgcggcgcctgcgcggGCACTGGGCTCGTCTGCGTTGGCAGCGCCAGCATGTCGATCCCATGACGTTGGACGAGGGCCTGGAGCAGCTGTACTACCCGACAGAGAGCGGCAACGGCACCATCAAGCTGCTCATACCTGACCGCGGCCGTCTGACTGCAGCGCATGTCACGCCGACAAACCCTGCGACGTTTGTGAGGGACTACGAGTCCTTTTCcctgccgccgcccgtgAGCAAAAaggcggccaaggcgcgcctcggcatccTGAGTCCATGGGGAAGTATCACGCGCGAAAACGCCCAGGACGTCCGCGAGAACGAGAGCACGATCGCGCCCGAGGCCGGCGAGAGTATGTCGAGTGCGAGTGCGATGTGTGTCGGCGTCAATCGCGAGTTCCTCCGGCAGCTCCGCGCCCTCTTCCGCATCATCTTCCCGAGCCTGCGCTCGAAGGAGACGTACCTGTTCTTGCTGCACAGCATGTTcctcgtgctgcgcaccTACCTGAGTCTACTGGTCGCTCGCTTGGACGGATACATCGTCAAGACGCTGATCTCAGCAGACCGCTGGGGATTCCTGCGTGGCCTGGGGCTGTGGTTCGCGCTTGCGGTGCCGTCGACCTACACGAACTCGATGATCCGCTTCCTGCAGTCCAAGCTGTCGATCTCGTTCCGGACGCGACTCACGCGCTACGTGCACGACCTGTACCTGAACCAGCACCAAAACTTCTACCGCGTCACGAATCTCGACAACCGACTCGATGCGGTGAGCCAGTATATCACGCACGACATTGTGCAGTTCTGTGACGTGCTCTCGGAGCTGTACTCGAACATATCCAAGCCCCTGCTTGACATGCTGATCTTTGTGTGGCAGATCGGCCAGAACCTGGGTCTCGGCGGTGTATCAGGCACGATGCTCGGCTACTTGCTGTCCTCGCACGTActgcgcgccgtgtcgcCACCTTTCGGCAAactcgccgcgctcgaggccaAGCTCGAGGGCAACTTTTACAATGCACACAGCCGCCTCATTATCAACGCCGAGGAAGTGGCCTTCTACAACGGCGCATCTACCGAAGAAGGGATCCTGCGGCGCTCGTACCGCGACCTGGTCCGCCATATCCGCTCCATCCTCCAGGCCCGTGTGGGCTACAACTCGGTCGAAGACTTTGTGCTCAAGTACTCGTGGTCCGCATTTGGCTACTTGCTCATGGCTGTCCCTGCCTTCCGTGCACAGGCCAAGAGCCGTGGCGGCCAGGCCAACTCGGACCCACACATCGTCAAGCAGACCGAGAGCTACATCTCCAACAGGCGCATCCTGCTCGCGATTGCCGACGCAGGGAGTCGCCTCATGTACAGCTACAAGGGTATCGCTACCCTCGCCGGCCAGACATCGCGTGTGTACTCGCTCATATCGTcgctgcatctgctgcagcacgatgATTACCAAAGTGTGCCGCGCCCCGCCGACCTGCCGGCCGACATGCCCTTCTACGACTTGGGCCACCTGCGCGGCCAGCTGATCGAGGACAAGGACCATATCAAGTTCACGAACGTGCCCATCGTTacgcctgcgccaggccaGGAGCGTGGCGGCGAGCCACTGCTGCACAGTCTCCGCGTCCACATCAAGCCCGGTGACCACATGATGGTCACGGGCTCGAACGGTGTGGGCAAGACGGCTGTGGCACGTATCCTCGCGGGTCTGTGGCCGCTCTTTGACGGTGTGCTCGAGAAACCCCATCATGACAGCATCATGTTCCTGCCGCAGCGTCCGTACCTCAACACGGGCAGCCTGCGTGAACAGGTCATTTACCCGGCATCGTACCAGCAGCACCTCGAGTCCGGGCGCACGGACGAGGATCTCATGGAGATtctgcgccgcgtgcacCTGGCCTACCTCCCTGACCGGGAAGGCGGTTGGACCACGCGCAAGGAGTGGAAGGATGTGCTCTCGGGCGGCGAGAAACAGCGCATGGGCATGGCGCGTCTCTTCTACCACCACCCATCCTTCGCGGTGTTGGACGAGTGCACATCAGCCGTCTCGACGGACGTCGAGGGCTTGATGTACGCGCACGCTAAGGACATGGGCATCACTCTCATTACCATCTCGCACCGTCCGAGTCTGTTCAAGTACCACCAGCTGCTCCTCGATATGAAGGGCGACGACAAGTATGAAGTCATCAATCTGGCTGGAGATGAGCAGAAGCTCACGATCGAGCAAGAGCTCACGGATCTCCGCTCCAAACTCGAGCAGGTCCAGGCCTGGAAGCAGCGCTTGCATGCCATCCACCAGGAGCTCTCGTTCAGCCATTCGTAG